In the Corynebacterium kroppenstedtii genome, one interval contains:
- the corA gene encoding magnesium/cobalt transporter CorA: protein MPRNDETSDTPSSSRKVNGRAIPSHHHEYPDTSELVRAVEHEAVVNAPDWIINTPDATHSHELSHHPVARCAVFVEGHKVDGPFTIASAIERVRQENSQNSSTASSSDSTHGAKQRAFVWVSLISPTIEHMEPIARLFHLHSLTVEDIVQAQQRPKLEILGDYVFIVARTVHYDPSPVDSTNEFIETNELHIIRGNDFVITIRHGHIPIPDDVRHRLERSPQLTSVGPASVAYALLDWIVDDYLHIAEDLEEKVDTMEDEVFTPGSPVHIEPIYMLKRENLEMRHVLDPMTAVLKTLTVTKGISGKTVRSLYRDILDHHTIAADRIISYDERLSTLLDSAVAKVSLQQNTDMRKISAWAAMAAVPTLIAGVYGMNFDNMPETHWADGYYIVLIVMLSACIGLWLIFRRNKWL from the coding sequence ATGCCCCGGAATGATGAGACGTCAGATACCCCTTCGTCGTCACGGAAGGTTAATGGTCGAGCAATTCCATCTCACCACCATGAATACCCTGATACCAGTGAACTAGTTCGGGCTGTGGAACATGAGGCCGTTGTGAATGCACCGGACTGGATTATTAATACCCCCGACGCTACCCATTCACATGAGTTGTCACATCATCCTGTGGCTAGGTGCGCGGTCTTCGTTGAGGGACACAAAGTCGATGGCCCCTTCACTATTGCGTCGGCTATTGAACGTGTTCGCCAGGAGAATAGTCAAAACTCTTCGACTGCCAGCTCCTCAGATTCCACACATGGCGCTAAACAGCGAGCTTTTGTGTGGGTGTCACTCATTTCCCCGACGATCGAGCACATGGAACCAATTGCGCGGCTTTTCCATCTACATTCCTTGACAGTCGAAGACATCGTTCAGGCCCAACAGCGGCCAAAGCTCGAGATTCTGGGCGACTATGTATTTATCGTTGCTCGTACCGTTCACTACGATCCCTCTCCAGTAGACAGTACTAACGAATTTATTGAAACTAATGAGCTACATATCATTAGGGGCAATGATTTCGTCATCACCATCCGACACGGGCACATCCCTATTCCTGACGATGTACGGCACCGGCTTGAACGCTCCCCGCAGCTGACATCAGTGGGTCCAGCTTCGGTGGCATATGCCCTCTTGGACTGGATTGTTGATGATTATCTCCACATCGCAGAGGATCTGGAAGAAAAGGTTGACACCATGGAAGACGAGGTGTTCACACCGGGTTCTCCAGTCCATATTGAACCGATTTATATGCTCAAACGGGAAAACTTAGAGATGAGGCATGTTCTTGATCCCATGACCGCAGTTCTTAAGACCCTGACAGTAACCAAGGGCATCTCAGGCAAAACCGTGCGGTCGTTGTACCGTGACATTTTGGATCACCACACCATCGCAGCTGACCGGATCATTAGTTATGACGAACGCCTATCAACACTGCTCGATTCCGCTGTGGCTAAAGTGTCGTTACAACAAAATACGGATATGAGAAAGATATCCGCGTGGGCTGCGATGGCCGCCGTTCCTACTCTTATCGCTGGTGTGTATGGCATGAACTTTGACAATATGCCGGAAACGCATTGGGCGGACGGCTATTACATCGTGCTTATAGTCATGCTGTCCGCGTGCATCGGTTTGTGGCTCATTTTTCGCCGGAACAAGTGGCTGTAA
- a CDS encoding general stress protein yields the protein MTTPSASGFGATLGAQGSQGLPQRPEGWPIGSFEDYESAQRAVDSLSDEEDFPVDDITIVGVNLMQVERVTSRLSWGKVLSGGAISGAWMGVFFGLLVGLFTNEFLGPLALGAAMGALFGLISVAIPYGAMKGRRDFASTTQIVAGRYDVLSKPRSAQRGREILSRKHWATRK from the coding sequence ATGACTACACCCTCTGCCTCAGGTTTCGGTGCCACCTTAGGCGCACAAGGTTCTCAAGGGCTACCTCAACGCCCCGAAGGATGGCCCATCGGTAGCTTCGAGGATTACGAATCTGCACAACGCGCGGTGGATTCTCTCTCCGACGAGGAAGACTTCCCGGTGGATGACATCACCATCGTCGGTGTGAACTTGATGCAGGTTGAACGTGTCACCTCACGCTTGTCATGGGGCAAAGTGCTCTCTGGCGGTGCGATCTCAGGCGCGTGGATGGGTGTTTTCTTTGGCCTCCTCGTCGGATTATTTACCAACGAGTTTCTTGGCCCTCTCGCGTTGGGCGCTGCAATGGGCGCCCTCTTCGGCCTGATTTCCGTTGCTATTCCTTATGGTGCGATGAAGGGACGTCGGGATTTTGCGTCGACGACGCAGATCGTTGCTGGCCGATACGATGTTCTGAGTAAACCTCGTTCAGCGCAACGGGGACGCGAAATTTTGTCGCGCAAGCACTGGGCAACCAGGAAGTAG
- a CDS encoding glycine--tRNA ligase, with protein MAASVIDTVVNLCKRRGLVYPSGEIYGGTRSAWDYGPLGVELKENIKKQWWRTFVQSRGDMVGLDSSIILPREVWVSSGHVKTFTDPLVESLHTHKRYRADHLLEAYEAKHGHPPANGLADVPDPETGQPGKWTEPQMFSGLMKTYLGPVDNEEGLHYLRPETAQGIFVNFKNVQTTSRKKPPFGIGQLGKAFRNEITPGNFIFRTREFEQMEIEYFVPPADAAQHFDRWVEDCWNWFTDLGIDPDHLRKFDVPENERAHYSDRTIDLEYQFGFAGSGWGELMGIANRTDFDLQSHIKGSGEDLSFFDQPTGERYVPYVIEPSFGLTRSLMAFLIDAYHEDEAPNAKGGVDKRTVLRLDRRLAPVKVAVLPLSKKDTLTPTAEKVAQDLRGLWNVDYDISGAIGRRYRRQDEIGTPFCVTVDFDTLDDHAVTVRERDTMEQERVSIDKLQGYLAERLAGC; from the coding sequence GTGGCTGCATCGGTAATTGACACTGTGGTGAACCTGTGTAAACGCAGGGGCTTGGTGTATCCGAGTGGTGAAATCTACGGGGGAACTCGGTCGGCGTGGGATTACGGTCCGCTCGGCGTTGAACTGAAGGAAAACATCAAGAAGCAGTGGTGGCGGACATTTGTTCAGTCCCGCGGGGACATGGTGGGCCTTGATTCGTCCATTATTCTCCCGCGTGAAGTCTGGGTGTCTTCGGGCCACGTGAAGACTTTCACCGATCCGCTGGTGGAGTCCTTGCACACGCACAAGCGGTACCGGGCTGATCATCTTCTCGAAGCTTATGAGGCTAAGCATGGTCACCCGCCGGCTAATGGACTTGCGGATGTTCCCGATCCAGAGACCGGGCAGCCGGGGAAGTGGACTGAGCCACAAATGTTCTCCGGCTTGATGAAGACCTATCTTGGTCCCGTCGACAATGAAGAGGGGTTGCACTACCTCCGCCCGGAGACGGCCCAGGGCATTTTCGTGAACTTCAAGAATGTTCAGACGACGTCCCGCAAGAAGCCGCCATTCGGTATTGGTCAGCTGGGCAAAGCGTTCCGCAATGAGATCACCCCGGGGAACTTCATTTTCCGTACCCGCGAGTTTGAGCAGATGGAGATCGAGTATTTCGTTCCGCCTGCTGATGCCGCACAGCACTTTGATCGCTGGGTTGAGGATTGTTGGAACTGGTTTACGGACCTGGGCATTGATCCTGATCACTTGCGGAAGTTCGATGTTCCAGAAAATGAGCGCGCTCACTATTCCGATCGCACGATTGACCTGGAGTATCAGTTCGGTTTCGCGGGCTCAGGCTGGGGTGAGCTCATGGGTATTGCGAACCGCACCGACTTTGACCTGCAGAGCCACATTAAAGGCTCGGGTGAGGACCTCAGCTTCTTTGATCAGCCGACGGGGGAGCGCTATGTTCCCTATGTCATTGAGCCGTCGTTTGGTCTGACGCGATCGTTGATGGCTTTCCTTATCGACGCTTACCACGAGGATGAAGCTCCGAACGCCAAGGGCGGTGTGGATAAGCGCACGGTGCTGCGTCTGGATCGTCGCCTGGCCCCGGTGAAAGTGGCGGTTCTCCCGCTGTCGAAGAAAGACACGTTGACACCGACGGCGGAGAAAGTGGCGCAGGATCTGCGCGGTTTATGGAATGTTGATTATGACATTTCAGGTGCGATTGGCCGCCGCTATCGTCGCCAAGATGAGATCGGTACGCCGTTCTGCGTGACCGTCGATTTCGACACGCTGGATGATCACGCGGTGACCGTCCGCGAGCGCGACACGATGGAGCAGGAGCGCGTCAGCATTGATAAGTTGCAGGGTTACCTGGCTGAGCGGTTGGCAGGGTGCTAA
- a CDS encoding ABC transporter ATP-binding protein, whose product MIHPYYTWGAMVATLAVTIAEILIPLVTARAVDTATEQARPTALWSWITASTGWTPLTAVVVVMVVIALLRYAFQFSRRYLAGQMSQWAQHELRIRVLGSLVRLGGKDQDEIRTGQVVSRSISDLNMVQGLLAMFPLAAGSVVKFVIILAVMFTLSWQMSLAAVIVTPILVVVGLWSKRSIFASTWTAQQQAANVATHVEQTVTGVRVVKGFAQEEREITTLDKLGRTLYALQMRAAHQQAKFLPTLAELPNLALVANVAIGGWLALNGHITIGIFLAFSTYLTTLTGICRMLSNMAISMQMALSSVSRVFDVVDLDADSDPASPSRIPDGPLGISFDNVSFSQPQKDVDNDPVNSSKTTGDRILNHFSLDVAPGETTVLVGPPGAGKSMLVQLAEGFYPSSEGTIRLTTSRHPSPTHDGTSDGSGVGTHEFPTDGSASDHESVDITDIRKCDLRHAVSAVFDEPFLYSRSVRENIALANPRATDEDIISAAKDASAHDFIMELEDGYDTVAGERGLTLSGGQRQRIALARALVSGARVLILDDATSAIDATTEAAIIGALKARKGSVTLLLIAHRHSTLALADHIALIEAGTVTAYGTLEELQESSPHFSQLMALPRHDDDAPLPFDDGDEPDVATLWPADQDMDEPGAAAAAGDALSESGAALAGSGLGAGLGQGSSTSGMPATPEVLAMVEKLPPATEKPKVDAESFRHDSTPFSLRGLLGTVKWLLIAIILTLFVSVTADVVFPSLVRHAIDDGVGNKDTGALVTATVLGLVIVVAAWIASTINTILTSRAGERLLYGLRLRSFAHVQRLGLDYFETTQSGRIMTRMTTDIDSLSKFLQAGLAQAIVSGATLIGVSIMLLVTAPRLALVALTSLPIVIVATVVFRRISSRLYSEARGQISTVNADFQELVNGIRTSQVYNQQDSDVERFTHSALEYRRLRMQAQTAVSIYFPGINALSELASAAVVGVGAVMVLNGTVTAGVLVAFMIYMNLLFAPIQQLSQVFDMYQQAEVGLRRISDLLSQSTSVPDTGQETHVPEGSLSLDDVTFAYSNGVDVLHDVSETIDEGSTVAVVGATGAGKSTIVKLLARFYDPTAGAVRAVDTDIRDITLTAWRGSLGFVPQESHLFAGTIASNIAYGKPNATPNDVIHAARCIGALRAIAAIPGGFLAPVGEDGRGLSSGQRQLIALARAELVKPQIMLLDEATSTLDPATEKTILSASTRLMSNRTSVIVAHRLATAAQADRILVMDGGRIVETGNHDELLACQGIYADLWKHSTSGGSDT is encoded by the coding sequence ATGATCCACCCGTACTACACGTGGGGAGCGATGGTGGCCACATTGGCCGTCACCATCGCAGAAATCTTAATTCCGCTTGTCACTGCACGGGCCGTCGATACAGCAACAGAACAAGCGCGTCCCACCGCCTTGTGGTCGTGGATAACCGCATCGACCGGGTGGACACCACTCACCGCTGTGGTTGTTGTCATGGTGGTTATCGCGCTCTTGAGATACGCGTTCCAGTTCTCGCGACGCTACCTAGCAGGACAAATGAGCCAATGGGCACAACATGAGCTCAGGATTCGTGTCCTCGGCAGCCTTGTCCGTCTCGGCGGTAAAGATCAAGACGAAATACGCACGGGACAAGTTGTCTCCCGATCTATTTCCGATCTCAACATGGTTCAGGGCCTCCTCGCAATGTTTCCTCTCGCTGCAGGGAGCGTCGTTAAGTTTGTCATCATTCTTGCGGTGATGTTCACTCTGTCATGGCAGATGTCGCTGGCTGCGGTGATTGTGACGCCCATCCTGGTCGTCGTCGGGTTATGGAGTAAACGCTCAATCTTCGCGTCGACCTGGACAGCCCAGCAGCAGGCCGCGAATGTTGCTACTCATGTTGAGCAAACCGTGACGGGTGTGCGAGTGGTTAAGGGATTCGCGCAAGAGGAACGCGAGATTACCACTCTGGACAAACTTGGCCGGACACTGTACGCGCTGCAAATGCGCGCTGCTCACCAACAAGCCAAATTCCTACCGACGCTCGCTGAGCTGCCGAACCTCGCTTTGGTTGCCAATGTGGCAATCGGCGGTTGGCTCGCGTTGAACGGGCATATCACCATCGGTATTTTCCTCGCCTTTTCCACGTATTTGACGACGCTCACCGGCATTTGCCGCATGTTGTCCAATATGGCTATCTCGATGCAGATGGCTCTGTCATCCGTTTCCCGCGTCTTCGATGTTGTCGATCTGGACGCGGATTCTGATCCTGCGTCCCCCTCACGTATACCCGACGGGCCGCTTGGGATTTCCTTTGATAACGTGTCCTTCTCCCAGCCGCAGAAGGACGTTGATAATGATCCGGTGAACTCGTCGAAAACCACCGGCGACCGCATTCTCAATCACTTCTCCCTTGACGTTGCTCCAGGCGAGACGACTGTGCTGGTAGGCCCACCCGGCGCGGGTAAAAGTATGCTCGTCCAGCTAGCCGAAGGGTTTTACCCCTCCTCAGAGGGAACAATTCGATTAACAACTTCAAGGCACCCCTCTCCTACTCACGACGGCACCAGCGACGGCTCGGGCGTCGGCACACACGAATTTCCCACCGACGGATCTGCCTCCGACCATGAGTCCGTCGATATTACGGATATCCGGAAATGCGACCTACGGCACGCGGTTTCCGCTGTCTTCGATGAGCCCTTCCTCTATTCGCGGTCTGTGCGCGAAAACATTGCGCTGGCGAACCCGCGGGCGACGGATGAGGACATCATCTCCGCAGCTAAGGATGCCAGTGCCCATGACTTCATCATGGAGCTGGAGGATGGCTACGACACTGTCGCTGGGGAACGTGGCCTGACACTATCGGGTGGGCAGCGCCAGCGTATTGCATTAGCGCGCGCCTTAGTCTCCGGCGCCCGCGTGCTTATTTTGGATGACGCGACCTCGGCTATCGACGCCACGACCGAGGCTGCCATCATCGGGGCGTTGAAGGCGCGGAAAGGATCCGTCACTCTGCTCCTTATCGCGCACCGCCATTCCACTCTTGCGTTGGCAGACCACATTGCGCTCATCGAGGCTGGCACCGTTACCGCGTACGGAACTCTGGAGGAGCTCCAGGAGTCAAGCCCGCACTTTTCCCAGCTCATGGCCTTGCCACGCCACGATGATGACGCACCCCTTCCCTTCGACGACGGAGATGAACCGGACGTCGCGACGCTCTGGCCAGCGGATCAAGACATGGATGAGCCCGGCGCGGCAGCCGCCGCAGGAGATGCCCTGTCGGAGTCGGGGGCGGCACTAGCTGGCAGTGGCCTAGGTGCTGGCCTGGGCCAAGGAAGCTCAACCTCCGGGATGCCCGCTACACCTGAGGTACTGGCGATGGTCGAAAAACTTCCTCCGGCTACGGAGAAACCCAAGGTCGATGCGGAATCATTCCGACATGACTCAACCCCATTCAGTTTGCGTGGGTTACTCGGCACGGTGAAGTGGCTGCTAATAGCTATCATTCTCACGTTGTTTGTGTCCGTTACTGCCGACGTCGTCTTCCCCTCCCTCGTGCGCCATGCCATTGACGACGGCGTCGGCAATAAAGATACGGGCGCTCTGGTCACCGCAACCGTGTTGGGGCTGGTTATCGTGGTGGCAGCATGGATTGCCAGCACGATCAACACTATTTTGACGTCGCGGGCGGGCGAACGCCTGCTCTATGGGCTCCGTTTACGGTCCTTTGCCCATGTTCAGCGCCTCGGGCTTGATTACTTCGAAACTACTCAATCCGGGCGGATTATGACCCGCATGACCACCGATATCGACTCCCTGTCGAAGTTCCTTCAAGCGGGTTTGGCCCAGGCCATCGTTTCGGGGGCTACCTTAATCGGTGTCAGTATCATGCTGCTTGTGACAGCCCCTCGCCTGGCTTTGGTGGCGCTGACATCGTTGCCCATTGTCATTGTGGCCACTGTGGTCTTCCGGCGGATTTCGTCGCGGTTGTATTCGGAGGCTCGCGGCCAAATTTCGACGGTGAATGCGGATTTTCAGGAACTTGTCAATGGTATCCGCACCTCGCAGGTGTATAACCAGCAGGACTCGGATGTTGAGCGTTTCACACATAGCGCGCTGGAGTATCGACGGCTGCGTATGCAGGCGCAAACCGCAGTCTCCATTTATTTCCCTGGCATCAATGCGCTCTCCGAATTGGCCTCCGCTGCCGTCGTGGGAGTGGGTGCAGTCATGGTGCTCAATGGCACGGTGACGGCTGGTGTGCTTGTGGCCTTCATGATCTACATGAACCTCCTCTTCGCACCCATCCAGCAGCTATCTCAGGTTTTCGACATGTATCAGCAGGCCGAGGTTGGATTGCGACGTATTAGTGATTTGTTGTCTCAGTCGACGTCAGTTCCTGATACTGGGCAGGAAACCCACGTTCCGGAGGGCTCCTTGTCATTAGACGACGTCACCTTCGCGTATTCGAACGGTGTGGACGTCCTCCACGATGTTTCAGAGACTATCGACGAGGGCTCCACGGTGGCGGTCGTTGGAGCGACGGGCGCGGGTAAATCGACCATCGTGAAGTTGTTGGCGCGGTTTTATGACCCGACGGCTGGCGCGGTGCGAGCAGTGGATACAGATATCCGCGATATCACCTTGACAGCATGGCGTGGATCGCTCGGATTCGTCCCGCAGGAATCACACCTTTTTGCAGGGACTATCGCGTCAAATATCGCCTATGGCAAGCCCAACGCGACACCGAATGACGTCATCCATGCTGCGCGATGCATTGGGGCCCTACGCGCCATCGCCGCAATCCCCGGGGGCTTCCTTGCGCCGGTGGGTGAAGATGGGCGCGGGCTATCCTCCGGCCAGCGTCAACTCATCGCGCTAGCGCGCGCAGAACTGGTAAAACCGCAGATCATGCTTCTTGACGAGGCCACATCGACGCTTGATCCGGCCACGGAAAAAACCATTCTTTCCGCTAGTACGAGGTTGATGTCGAATCGAACGAGCGTGATCGTAGCCCACCGTTTGGCTACCGCTGCTCAAGCGGATCGCATTCTCGTGATGGACGGGGGGCGAATCGTCGAGACTGGGAATCACGATGAACTTCTCGCCTGCCAGGGAATCTACGCTGACCTGTGGAAACATTCTACCTCCGGAGGGAGCGACACCTAG
- a CDS encoding multifunctional oxoglutarate decarboxylase/oxoglutarate dehydrogenase thiamine pyrophosphate-binding subunit/dihydrolipoyllysine-residue succinyltransferase subunit: MYQQFTKDPESVDKEWREFFEKNGAPESSAGTEPSGAHKGTNSNTAAKKSDNASSSSDEAKTIKGKRAEHKAAEKKPSQQNVAEKTADRTVSHIEEPSAHARNTNQASAPAAAKPARHDAPKVHKRAQVQRELRAKKEAPSQKRDHVDIPSSLPEAGSKKIRGPQKAIAKNMDISLEIPTATSVRDMPARLMFENRAMINEQLKRTRGGKISFTHIIGYALVKAVLAHPSMNNRYEVVDGKPTIVTPEHINLGLAIDMTNKDGSRNLVVASIPAAETLSFSEFVDAYQDIVVRARNGKLTMKDFQGVTISLTNPGGIGTRHSIPRLTKGQGTIVGVGSMDYPAEFQGASEDRLAELGVGKLVTITSTYDHRIIQGAESGEFLRELGRLLINDEFWDDIFKSLKIPYVPFRWEQDLPNIGVDKNTRVMQLIEAYRSRGHLIADTDPLQWHQPGLPIPDHRDLDFATHGLTLWDLDRRFHVGGFAGQEVMTLREVLSTLRSAYTLKVGYEYNHILDRDERLWLEERIEAGQPKPSRAEQKYILQKLNAAEAFENFLQTKYVGQKRFSLEGAESLIPLMDAAIDTAAAQGLDEVVIGMAHRGRLNVLANVVGKPFSQIFTEFEGNIDPASPGGSGDVKYHLGETGHFISMFNDGEVDVTLTANPSHLEAVNPVAEGIARAKQDILDRGDEGFSVMPILVHGDAAMTGLGIMQETVNLSQLRGYTVGGTVHIAVNNQIGFTTTPDSGRSSQYATDLAKAFGCPVFHVNGNDPEAVVWVAKLAVEYRRQFGKDVFIDLICYRRRGHNEADDPSMTQPEMYQIIDNKQTVRDIYTRSLVGRGDLSEDEVEIVKRDFREQLETVFNDVRAAEKGGKPAEQSGITSAQELPRGLDTSITEEEVAAIGDVFTNPPEGFHLHPRVAPLAKKRGEMSRNGKIDWGFGELLALGSLAREGKLVRLAGEDTRRGTFTQRHAVYIDAENSDEYNPLQELAQDGDNGGRFLVYNSALTEFAGMGFEYGYSVGNPHAVVAWEAQFGDFANGAQTIIDEYVSSGEAKWGQQSSLILLLPHGYEGMGPDHSSMRIERYLQLCAEGSMTVAQPSTPANYFHLLRRHALGDLRRPLIVATPKSMLRNKMATSSVEDFTKVKRFHSVINDPNFVDADGNATGDTSKVKKILLVSGKLYWDLEKRRQKDGRDDLAIIRLEMLHPVPFRRLKEAFDMYPNATEIRFCQDEPANQGPWPFLALHLPELVPDMLPMRRVSRRAQSSTATGVSKVHQIEEKQLIEEAFAD, from the coding sequence ATGTACCAGCAGTTCACGAAGGACCCGGAGTCAGTGGATAAGGAATGGCGCGAGTTCTTTGAGAAAAATGGCGCCCCCGAATCGTCGGCTGGCACCGAACCCTCCGGAGCTCACAAAGGTACCAATAGCAATACTGCTGCAAAGAAATCTGATAACGCTTCTTCCTCATCTGACGAAGCAAAAACTATTAAGGGCAAGCGCGCTGAACACAAAGCCGCAGAGAAGAAACCCTCTCAACAAAACGTGGCCGAAAAGACGGCCGACCGAACAGTGTCACACATTGAGGAGCCTTCAGCCCACGCCCGGAACACGAACCAAGCATCGGCACCTGCCGCGGCGAAGCCCGCCCGTCACGACGCACCGAAGGTTCATAAACGCGCACAAGTTCAGCGCGAATTACGGGCCAAGAAAGAGGCGCCCTCCCAGAAGCGTGACCACGTCGATATTCCTTCGTCCTTGCCTGAGGCTGGTTCGAAGAAGATACGTGGGCCGCAAAAGGCCATTGCAAAGAATATGGACATCTCGCTAGAGATTCCGACTGCAACGTCGGTTCGCGATATGCCTGCGCGGCTCATGTTCGAAAACCGCGCGATGATTAATGAGCAGCTCAAGCGCACGCGTGGTGGGAAGATTTCCTTCACCCATATTATTGGGTACGCGCTGGTCAAAGCTGTTTTAGCTCACCCGTCGATGAACAATCGCTACGAGGTTGTCGACGGCAAACCCACCATCGTCACACCAGAGCACATCAATTTGGGCCTGGCCATCGACATGACGAATAAGGATGGCAGCCGCAATTTGGTTGTTGCGTCCATCCCGGCTGCAGAGACGTTGTCATTCTCAGAGTTTGTCGACGCCTACCAAGACATTGTCGTCCGTGCCCGCAATGGCAAACTGACGATGAAAGATTTCCAGGGCGTCACCATCTCGCTGACCAACCCGGGTGGCATCGGTACTCGCCACTCGATTCCACGGTTGACGAAGGGGCAGGGAACGATCGTCGGCGTCGGGTCCATGGATTACCCTGCGGAATTCCAAGGCGCGTCAGAAGACCGGCTCGCAGAATTAGGCGTCGGCAAACTGGTCACTATCACTTCTACTTATGACCACCGGATTATCCAGGGAGCGGAGTCGGGAGAATTTCTCCGTGAACTCGGCCGTCTCCTGATCAACGACGAGTTCTGGGATGACATTTTCAAGTCCCTGAAGATCCCGTATGTCCCCTTCCGGTGGGAGCAGGATCTGCCCAACATTGGGGTAGATAAAAATACGCGCGTGATGCAGCTGATCGAGGCGTATCGGTCGCGTGGTCACTTGATCGCGGATACCGATCCGCTGCAGTGGCACCAGCCGGGGCTTCCCATCCCCGACCACCGCGATCTCGATTTCGCGACGCACGGGCTGACCTTGTGGGATCTGGACCGACGCTTCCATGTTGGTGGATTCGCTGGACAAGAAGTCATGACGCTTCGCGAAGTGCTCAGCACCCTTCGGTCTGCCTACACCCTCAAAGTCGGGTACGAGTACAACCACATTCTGGACCGCGACGAGCGCCTCTGGTTGGAGGAGCGCATTGAAGCGGGCCAGCCCAAGCCGTCACGGGCTGAACAAAAGTACATTTTGCAGAAACTCAACGCTGCTGAGGCCTTTGAGAACTTCCTCCAGACGAAGTACGTCGGGCAAAAGCGGTTCTCCCTCGAAGGCGCGGAGTCCCTCATTCCACTGATGGATGCCGCCATTGACACTGCCGCTGCACAGGGGCTCGACGAAGTTGTCATCGGTATGGCTCACCGCGGGCGACTCAACGTCTTAGCGAATGTCGTCGGCAAGCCGTTTTCGCAGATCTTCACCGAGTTTGAGGGCAATATTGACCCCGCCTCACCCGGTGGTTCCGGCGACGTGAAGTACCACCTGGGTGAAACCGGCCACTTCATCTCCATGTTCAATGACGGTGAAGTGGACGTCACGCTCACAGCAAACCCATCCCACCTGGAAGCTGTGAACCCCGTTGCAGAAGGCATCGCACGAGCCAAGCAGGACATCCTGGACCGTGGCGATGAAGGCTTCTCTGTGATGCCCATCCTGGTACACGGAGATGCCGCTATGACAGGCCTGGGCATCATGCAAGAAACCGTCAACCTGTCACAGCTTCGTGGCTACACGGTTGGCGGAACTGTCCATATCGCGGTGAATAACCAAATCGGGTTCACGACCACCCCGGACTCCGGCCGCTCCAGCCAATACGCGACGGATCTGGCTAAGGCATTTGGGTGCCCCGTGTTCCACGTCAACGGAAATGACCCGGAAGCTGTGGTCTGGGTTGCCAAGTTGGCTGTCGAGTACCGACGCCAGTTTGGTAAAGATGTGTTCATTGACCTCATCTGCTACCGCCGCCGTGGTCACAACGAGGCTGACGATCCGTCGATGACGCAGCCCGAGATGTACCAGATCATCGATAACAAGCAGACTGTCCGTGACATTTACACCCGCAGCCTAGTCGGGCGTGGTGACCTCTCCGAGGACGAGGTCGAGATCGTCAAGCGTGACTTCCGCGAGCAGCTGGAAACCGTGTTTAATGATGTCCGCGCTGCCGAGAAGGGTGGCAAACCTGCTGAACAATCGGGTATCACCTCGGCTCAAGAGCTGCCCCGTGGGCTGGATACCTCAATTACGGAAGAAGAAGTTGCCGCTATCGGTGACGTCTTTACCAATCCGCCCGAAGGGTTCCATCTCCACCCGCGCGTCGCTCCCCTGGCGAAGAAACGTGGCGAGATGTCACGCAACGGCAAGATCGACTGGGGATTCGGCGAGCTGCTCGCGCTCGGTTCGCTCGCACGTGAGGGCAAACTCGTTCGTCTGGCCGGTGAAGACACTCGCCGCGGTACTTTCACCCAGCGGCACGCGGTCTACATCGACGCGGAAAATTCCGACGAATACAACCCGTTGCAGGAGTTGGCGCAGGACGGTGACAACGGTGGCCGCTTCCTGGTCTACAACTCCGCGCTCACCGAGTTCGCCGGGATGGGATTTGAATACGGCTATTCCGTCGGCAATCCCCATGCCGTCGTCGCTTGGGAAGCACAGTTCGGTGACTTTGCCAATGGTGCGCAAACAATTATCGACGAGTATGTGTCGTCGGGTGAGGCCAAGTGGGGCCAGCAATCTAGCTTGATCCTCCTGTTACCACACGGGTATGAGGGCATGGGCCCGGATCACTCCTCCATGCGTATCGAGCGCTACCTGCAGCTGTGCGCTGAGGGGTCCATGACTGTGGCTCAGCCGTCCACCCCTGCGAACTACTTCCACCTTCTCCGGCGTCATGCTTTGGGAGATCTTCGCCGTCCGCTGATCGTTGCGACACCGAAGTCGATGTTACGTAACAAGATGGCGACCTCCTCGGTGGAGGACTTCACGAAGGTCAAGCGCTTCCACTCAGTGATTAATGACCCGAACTTCGTCGATGCCGACGGCAACGCCACCGGTGATACGTCGAAGGTGAAGAAGATCCTATTGGTGTCCGGCAAGCTGTACTGGGATCTGGAAAAGCGGCGTCAAAAAGATGGCCGTGACGATCTGGCCATTATTCGCCTGGAAATGCTGCACCCGGTACCGTTCCGTCGGCTGAAAGAAGCGTTCGACATGTACCCGAACGCCACCGAGATTCGGTTCTGCCAGGATGAGCCCGCCAACCAGGGACCGTGGCCATTCCTTGCGCTGCATCTACCTGAGCTTGTCCCCGACATGCTCCCCATGAGGCGTGTATCTCGAAGGGCTCAATCCTCGACGGCGACCGGTGTATCGAAGGTTCACCAGATCGAGGAGAAACAGCTGATCGAGGAAGCTTTCGCGGACTAG